The genomic region AAGCCCTGTACCGAGCGGGCGCGGATCTGACGCCTGCGGTCGTCGAGGCGGAACTTCGAAAAACGTTCCTGCGCTGGTTTCGCAGCCCGGACAACAATCGTTCGCCGGGAATCACGTGTCAGCGGGCGTGCGAAAACCTGGAAAAAGGCTGGGATTGGCGCAAATCGACGATTGAAGAATCCAAGGGATGCGGCGCCAATATGCGCGTCGCGCCGGTCGGACTAATGGCTGCGGACCCGGCGACGCGGGCGGCCATCGCGCAGTTTCAGGCGGCGCTCACGCATGGACACGCCACGGGACTGGCGGCGGCCGACCTGACGGCGGAGGCGATTGCGGACCTGTCGAGCGGAGGAGAACCGAGCGGCCTGTCCGGACGGCTCCGCGAATACGCCCAGCGCCAGTCGGAAGTTTATCACCACGAATGGCTCGGGGATCTCTGGCTGCAGCCGATGACAAAATCGCCGGAAGCATTTATCGCGCGTGGCTGGGAGGAGTGCCTGTGGCGGCTGGACGATCTGGACGCCGCCATGAAGTCTCCGAATCGAGATGTCGATCCGTGCACGCTGACGGGCGCGGGCTGGGTCGCGGAAGAAGCGTTCGCGACGGGGCTTCTCTGCTTCCTCTTATTCCCGGACGATCCCATCGCCGCCATCCGCCGCGCCGCCGTCTCCAGCGGAGACTCGGACTCAATTGCCTGTCTCACCGGAGCCTTCGCCGGCGCCTATCATGGCCTAGCGGCTTGGCCCGAGGATTGGATCGCCAACATCGAGTACCGAGACCAGTTGGAGAAGCTCGGCGCCTACTGGGATCGATAGAGTCGTTACTGCTCCAAAATTTCGACATTGGCGCGCGGAACGGTGACGATGCTTCCGTCGGCGAGCTTGGCGTCGAGGACGCGAACAACGGTGCCGGATTCGAGTTTGGTAAGCTGTGGCGGTAGGGCGCTGACGGTGGCGAGGGAGCCGAAGTAGGGTTCGCGGATCAATCGGATCGGCGTGCCGATGCTCAAGTTGCCGCTCTCTTCCGCTTCGCTGGCCTTGGCCTTCTGCGCATCCTCGGCAAGCGGGACGATGATCTCCGGACGGATGACGCCGGCGCGGATCTGTGTCGCCCCGTTGATGCTGCCTTCCTTGCCTTCCAGAGACGCCAGCAGTTCATAAGTTCGCCGCGCCATCGCGATCGTCCCAAAGCCCTCGGTAATCACCAGCGTGATATTGATATTCTCATGCCCCGTGATCGCGACGCC from Capsulimonas corticalis harbors:
- a CDS encoding ADP-ribosylglycohydrolase family protein, with the protein product MSHNASGCLYGLAFGDALGADTEFLQVERILAKYPPDGPSGLSGDPIRVTDDTQMAIAVGEALYRAGADLTPAVVEAELRKTFLRWFRSPDNNRSPGITCQRACENLEKGWDWRKSTIEESKGCGANMRVAPVGLMAADPATRAAIAQFQAALTHGHATGLAAADLTAEAIADLSSGGEPSGLSGRLREYAQRQSEVYHHEWLGDLWLQPMTKSPEAFIARGWEECLWRLDDLDAAMKSPNRDVDPCTLTGAGWVAEEAFATGLLCFLLFPDDPIAAIRRAAVSSGDSDSIACLTGAFAGAYHGLAAWPEDWIANIEYRDQLEKLGAYWDR